The nucleotide sequence aattttaaaaattttaaaaagggtaaaatCTTTCATGTGCACGATATTTTGTTCCCCCATAGTAATTTGTAATTGCTATGTTTCAAGTCACTCCAGggaaaaaatgcacataaaaagCAACTTTGTTTACATACAGTGTTGGTTTAACATGCACAAGTTTTATAGATTGCTCAGATCTCTGGACCATGTGCTCTGAGTGGTATCTCCTTTATACATTCTGGAGTTGTGTGTTGGAGTTAAGAAAATttcaaactgggatccctgggtggcgcagcggtttggcgcctgcctttggcccagggcgcgatcctggagacccgggatcgaatcccacatcgggctccctgcatggagcctgcttctccctctgcctgtgtctctgcctctctctctctctctgtgagactatcataaatagaaaaaaaaaaaaaaaaaaaaaagaaaatttcaaactgCTGTGACATAAAATTTCTGTAAGTTTATACTCGGCTCATTGAAGTACGTGTGCCATGTCCCAAAGATTGTGGTTAACCAACCCTGTGATgtattttcaaagggaaaaagcaaagaaaatgttatacTCAAAGGTGGAGCACCTAGCTTACTCTAAGAGGCTGAAACCAACTTTGGTGGTGATGTCAGTGGGAAAAAAGAAGACACTAAAAGGATTGCTTTAGGGGAAGATGGATGGTATAGTCAGGGCATGGAATTTGTGATTTTTTCTGGGCTATCCAAGTGAATACTTCTAGCATGCTATTAGATATCTGGTTGAAGCTCAGGGGAACATCTGGATAGAGTATAAATTTGGGATCTATCAGTAAGTAGGTTTGCCTAAAACCTGAGTGTGGATGGGACAACAGTCATGTTggcatattttagaaaaaatcaatgaaaaggaATCATTTTGGGGGAATGTGCTTAAAGGAAGTAATcatcccccctgcccctcccttctcctgcccAACCATATTGGATGTCATCATTCATAGattttaaatctgaatttatGTCCTTGCCCTTGCTATGCTGGAGCGTGAATTCTAACCTCCAAGCAACTGTGATTGGGCAGGATGATTGGCAACATAAATTTGGATGATGGGCTCTTAGACTCAGCCAAGAGGGATCAACTCTGTCTTCCTCCAGCCATGCCGCTTCACACATGGTGAAGAGTCCATTGACTAAGGTCAGATGCTCGCCTGTGGCCACAGAGCCCTTGCCTCTCCCTTAGACATCACACTCCAAGTACCAGGACCCCAGAACTCCCTGCCCCAAAGGCCAAAGTGGAGCCCACTTCCAGCACCTATAGTGACCACTGCTCTGGTTTATCCTCCCAAGCTGCTAGTACCCATGAGCTTCAAGGTTGGCCAGGGGATGACTGCAAAGGTATAGAAAGTAAAAGAGAAGTTTTACACTTGATACTTGTTAAGGTAGATTTTATTTGAGCTACTGTAGTAGAGGAGAGAGACTTCAGTCTAGAAGTGAACTCAACTCTGCATACGGTAAAGAAAGCTGCGGATGTCTAGCCAACAACAGAGTGAGGGGGTCAGTGAATGGAAGGTTACTAAGAGAATAGCAGGGGTAGGAAGATGTTTGCTAAACTGGCTTTAGGATTCATGCTAGAGGCAGGCCAAGGACTTAGACATCAGGTGTGGGGGATGAGGGACTTGGTCAGATATCACAAGAGGCAGGGGATTATCAGCAAACTAATGTGGTGGGGGTCTTTGCTGAATCTGGGCTCTGCAGGCCAAGGGCAGGGCAGCTGGCCATGGTTGAGGCATAGTGAGAGgagggctcagaggagcctgGTTAAATTTGGGCAGAGAAGGAGTTTTTGTCAGGACACAACTTGAACCTGTGGGTTGAGGTGGCTATGTCCATATGATAGGGTCCCTCAATGTGTAGCACAGAGCCAAGGTGGAAGGAAGAGGGGGCCTCTTCCCAGCATTCTAAGATGGGAAGCTGAGCAACCTGAGATTTCTCAGTTTGAACTTGGCCTTCCAGCTGTAGATCCCTTTGCAAGATTCTAAAGGCTGATGCCAGCAGGAATGGGGCAGAGCTAGTATGGCGGGAATTCTCAGCTGAGGAACTCAGGAGCTTTAGAAGGTGCCTGGttggtgggagcagggaggggcaagaCCCAGGACAGGCCAGGAGAGAACTTCCACCCTCCtgtggaggaagaagggaaaatcgTGTTTCCCCTGGGGTGGTGCTGAGTGAGTGGAAGGGAAGATTTGGGGGGTGAGGTGAGGCTGTCAGCAAGTGAAGAAGAACCTCGCCCTTCTCTTTTCACCCTCTACCAGGCCCCAACGAGAATCAGGACTTAGGACAGAATACTATATGTTCTCCACATTTGGTGTGAACTGTGgttttgcacatttaaaaaaaaatccatgaatatatatatgttaaggCCTAAGAATAAAACGTTCAACGCTTGTTAGATTGATTTACGGCGGTTGAATGTTGAGGCATATGGTGCTCGGGACTCTGTACTCTTGCCTCAGGCCCATCACTGCCAGGAAGGGGCTGCAGAGTTACTGACTGGCCCAGAGCACAGGCCCAGCAAGGGGGCGTGAGAAATGTCCAGGCCTGGGGCGGGAGGCAGGAGGAACGGATGCCTAACTGAATAGGTCTAGTTAAGAGAGGGCTACATGATATATAATTGATTAAGGGGCAGGTGAAAGGACTCATGAAGACAGATGGTAGGAGAAGAGGGGAGAATGCAGACCTCAAAATTAGTATGAGAGCTTTTTGAGTCCAGTGGCCTGCCCAGAGATCCCAATGTGGCTGGAACCAGGCCATCTGCAGATGTGCGTGTATGGCATGCACCTCTACTGCCTTTGGTTAGAATTTAGCCCGGGGTCATCAGGGTATTTCCCAGGTCCCAGCATcattccttcacatttttttagTTAACCCTCAGAATCTTAGAATAAATGACCTACTTGATGGGGTTGTGTGAGGAAGTCAAGAAAATTCATGTGAAATGGGCTTTCCAAATTGCAGTGAATCATGCAAATTCTGGATGGTAATATACAGCCTAAATTGTTTCTACCCCAAAGTTTTAGTTTCCTCTATTGGGATATTCATGGTGGGGCTGCATTTTGTGGGGCACTCAGTTTTATGGGCAGCGTTCTTTTTAAAAACGGATTACCTCTGGAGGacattttggggtggggggcatttttcttttcctgattaaGGCATGTGTCTTCCCAAGCAGGCTGGGTTTAAGCTGTGTAATATTTTGGCAGATGTGCCTGGGAGCTTCAGGAGCAGGTCATTCAAAAGAATTAGCATTGTAGTCGGGCCAGTGGTCTTTCTGGTCTTTTAGCATTAGCGGGTCTGAAAATTCTGGTTTCCAGCAGGAGGTTTTAGTTCCAGATAAATGACTCAAACTTTGTTAGTAGAGTGGGGTTAATAATACATGTTGCCTACTGTTTTCACCAGTCTTgatgggaataataaaaaaagaatatatgccCTTGCAGGAGAAAAGAAGCACATAAACATATCATAAAATATTGTCATCCTTCTGCTTGTTTGCCACTTCAAAGTCAGTCTCTGTAGTTAGCAATCTGGCATCATTTGCCAgcattaattttattccatttgtaTTCCAAGTTGCAATTCCCTTTGCAATGCACTTTAGTGCTTTAGATCTATTTGTCAGCTGTTATTTAAAGGAACAAATGAATTTGTCAAAATTCTGTAAATACAAAAtaacccagagaaatgaaagtttGAATCCAAAGCTGTTAAATGTAAGAGCCAGTGAAGTTGACTGTGTAAAACTAGTGAGCTAACTAATCACCTGCAAGTTAGTCCCATTTTTATGGATTTACTGTAGCTGAATTGACTTGTATTTCTTCATTGTTCCAACTCTTGTGACAATGGGAAGTGCCCTGGAGTTGGAAAGAGTGAAATAACTCAGTTGTTTCCTGAGCCATATATAGAAACTGTTCGGTATTGTCATTCATATTCTAGACTATGATCTCTTCAGTGAAatgcagttgacccttaaacaatgcAGGGGTTGGGGTACCAATCCCCTCATACAGCTAAAAATCTGTGTCTAACTTTGGcctccccccaaaacttaactactaaatCCTACTATtcactggaagccttactgataatataaacagttggttaacacatattttgtattatatactgtagTCTTACAACAAAGTTGGCTAGAAAAAATGTTAtaagagaaacataaaagaaaatgcatttactgtattgtactgtatttgttgaaaaaaatccacatgtgagTGGACTCACAAAGTTCAGGTCTGTGTTGTTGTTGAAGGTCAACTGTATTTTAGGTCTGTTATGGTTCTAATTTCAGTATTCTTGAGTGTTGACAATCTGTAGGTGTAGGGGAGGAACTCACTGGGCAAAATGccgtattttttttaaaatcttttccagaGAATTTTAGTTTggaagaatctgatttttttaaaaaactatttcaatGTGattttgtgtgtatctgtgtgtgtcgTGCATGTATCTTAGGGAAGTAGCTAGGAAATACTTTTTAAGGTAACAATGGGAAATGCTTCTGGAAAGTTAGGTCCTTTTAACTTGGCCTCTCTGTGAAAGAGGCATCCCCCTACTTTTAAAGAGGGCCCCACTTCTACAAACTAAACAGAATTCAGATGGATATACTAGAACCTCacactctcatttttaaaaagctgtattcttttttaaagcctgagtataaataaatgtttcttgctTAGATTCTGCAGGCTTTTTTTACTACTACAGATTGAATATGCAAGGGAACCCATGCTCTCGTCCCCTTCCTTCCAACATTGAGGTTCCAGTAGCAACGTGGCTAAAGGTATAATGAGCCGGTAAGCCCTCATCTCCTAGTTATAATGAATGAAGAGTTCATAGCTTGTAATTTGTACCAGTTTCAAGTCCCATTCATATTATCAATAGGATCTGAGTGGACCTAGAAACTGGCCACGGAAAGGTCTAGATCTAGCCATTTTTAGTGCATATTACACTTTGCTGATGTGGACAGGTAGAGATGAAACTCAGGCTCTCTCCATTCTCTGAAGCACAGGTGGCAGGTGGTGTGTCTTACTGCTTCCCTGCTCTGCATTTGGGATCTTTGCTGAAACATACCCAGGGTAAGGTAAATAAACAATCACCCATGCGCCACATAGCAGCAGCAGATAGCCATTGGTGTCTGACTAACTCTCTCAAGATAcctgtgcccctctctccctgtcaatTCTAGACCCACTTTTGTTTTAATCATACCCCTCCAATCTCAATTTTCCATCTTAATCCCTACCTCTGACTCCTGTGGATTGGACTCTAGCTCTTCCTCTTCCCAGGCAAATGGCCTGGATTCTTCTTCTGCTTTAGTGGACGTTTACATTCTAACTCAAGTGAATGGGTTCTCATTCCATCGTTGGCCAGTTGACCAGCAACCACTTCATGTGATAAATTGCCTTTCTCCTCAAATTCACTTCTCTTTCACGTCTTAAGGTTTGTCTGTTAACCTTTGCTGACCACCTAACTCTACAGGCCATTGCATTTCCGGTGTGTAGATGagcattctttttgatgctaaaGGTCAAATATTGCAAATGCTAAGTAAAcgaatacatatacatttttatatgttagtCTTTCATTCCTGATTGTTGAGAATAAAAGCCTGGTATCTAGACCATTATACTTTCTTCAGCAGTTTCTGTGTGCTCAGTATATGTCCTCCAAAATAATCTTATTTGATCTTTAATTGTTTAAAAGCCTTTCTTGATGAATTGATTTCTCATTGAAGTACTGTTGGCACCAAagggtatatatttatttgcgGAAGTGTGCACCGGCATTAAATAATTAATTGTTACGAATTCTACCAGAGAATATGTTTTTATTCTGCTGGAAGCATTTATTTGggccttttttcccccagtgaatGATGGAAGGGGAATTTGTTTTTTGCCATTTCCTTATGCTTAAAAACTCAAGTAGGGGCTACAAAATCATCAGTGTCAGGAACACTTTAGAAATTCTGCGTTATGTATTGCAGTATTATCTTAATCCTTTCTCAGTTATAGAAATAACTTCTTCCTGATTGAGTCTCCATCCACGCTGTCAGGAAACAGCGGCTCACCACATCCATCACTTCTGTCTGCACATGATCGTGTTTCAAAGGTTTCCCAATTAATCCTGTGGAAGCCAGAATCACTCATAATTATAATCCTGTTATGCCTTCTTTATTTCTTGATGTGCTTGTTAATTCATGTCCATCCTGCAGCGGTCTGTAGCATAGTGCTATTATCAGCTGTTTTGTCTTTAAAAGCCTCTTGTCTACCATTGTGACTAAGATTGATTCACTGCACTTTGTTGAGATCGATCattttggatgaaaaaaaatctatcctgtATATTTATTATGGCGACTTTTtcatgatttcacttttttttcagttcatcAATCTGCCAAGTTGGTTGCTTTCCCCTCTTTGGcttcctttctcttgctcttttcttttttaagaattgtcTATTTATTTCTCATGCCCTCTCTTAGACAACACCTGTGGGAAGAAAAGCCAATTGCCAGAGGCGGTGGAATAAAttctccctttatttattttttaaaagatattatgtatttatttgagacagagagagagagagagagagagagagcacaagtggagatggggaggggcagaggcagaaggagaagtcgACTCCCCACTAAGAAGAACACAAGGgccaaacccaggaccctggaatcaagtcctgagccacccaggcatcccgaaattCTCCCTTTAGAACCAGGCTAGACACTActcccatttctcttttcataaaatcagaaagattGTCCCTTTCCTTGGTGCTCCTCTCCCTGAGCATTTTTTAGAGTGAAAGCATCATGACTGAATCCCAGGCAAAACGGTCACATGCTTCTTTGTGGCCTCAGACTTCTCTGTATTCTAATCTTACCAGGTGGATTCCAAGCTGAACACTAAAATTCTCTTGCAcacactaatattttcttttcttcttctaggcACTGACTTTAATATAGATAGCTTACCTCTGCCTCGGAAAGCCCACCACGACTGGGCCCTTTTTCATGAAGAGTCTCCGAAAAACAATTATAAGCTCTTTCACAAGCCAGTCATCACCTTGTTCAACTACACAGCCACCTTCAGCCGGCATTCCCACTTGCCACTGACCACCCAGTACTTGGAGGGTGTAGAAGTCCTGAAGTCACTCCGATACCTAGTCCCTTTGCGGTCCAAAAACAACCTTCGAAGAAGACTTGCTCCACTGGTATACATCCAGTCAGACTGTGACCCGCCATCAGACAGGGACAGCTATGTTCGAGAGCTGATGACTTATATCGAGGTCGATTCCTACGGTGAGTGTTTACGAAACAAAGATCTCCCTCAGCAGCTGAAAAATCCAGCCTCTATGGATGCCGATGGCTTTTATAGGATCATTGCACAGTATAAGTTTATCCTGGCCTTTGAGAATGCAGTGTGTGACGACTACATCACCGAGAAGTTCTGGAGACCTCTGAAACTGGGGGTGGTCCCTGTGTATTATGGGTCCCCCAGCATTGCGGACTGGCTCCCAAGTAACAGAAGTGCTATTCTCGTATCAGAATTTGCTCACCCTAGAGAATTGGCAAATTACATCAGACAACTGGATCATGACGACAGGATGTACGAGGCCTACATAGAATGGAAGCTGAAGGGTGAGGTCTCCAATCAGCGACTTCTCACAGCACTCAGGGAACGGAAATGGGGAGTGCAGGATGTCCACCAGGACAACTACATCGATGCGTTTGAGTGTATGGTGTGCACCAAGGTGTGGGATAACATCCGGCTTCAGGAAAAGGTGAGGAAATCGAGATTTGGCAAAGAGGTGCTAAGAGGGCCCTCCTGATGGTGTCTGCCATTTTGTATCCTTCTGTCCCGGCCACTTCATTCCCATTAGGGAGGCCAGGCACAGCAGGGAGGTGAGTATTTCATTACTCTCCTTTGAGGATTGTCATGAAGTTTATGAATCATTTCCTTCCCAAAGACCTTCACGTCCCCTTGATTGTTTCTTCTGGAGGATGTCATGCTGCAGATGCTTGCTGGGTAGTGATAGAAATAggctgcagaggaaggaagaaagccaaaaaaatttaaaaattaaaaaaattggataTTCTATATCTCATCCACAAAAGTCCTTCAATTTTTCCATCACTTCTCTGGTTTCTGCCAGACCTTACATGCTTGCCTCATAGGTGCTGCTTTGAAACTTTTCATTTCATGTATGCAATCAATtaacatctctttctctctctatctctccttttctctctctctctctccttccctccctccctgcctctcattcttgctctttctttctggcACACACATGCTTATCAATATAGAGAAAATGTTCAAATGATGATGGATAATCctcaaaagatttgtttttcttaaattattctaTAGAAAtttctggagtccctggatggttcagttggttaagcgtctgactcgaTCTctgctcagatcttgatctcagggtcatgagttcaagctccgtgttggaacctacttaaaaaaaaattaaaaagaaaagaaatttcttagtACTATCTCCAAATTTCTTGATGCTCTTAACATTTGgttatttgattattttacttatttttacaagGAATGGTCCCACTTAGTATATAACTAGATTTGTTAAAAGGtaatttactgaaagaaaa is from Canis lupus dingo isolate Sandy chromosome 16, ASM325472v2, whole genome shotgun sequence and encodes:
- the FUT10 gene encoding alpha-(1,3)-fucosyltransferase 10 isoform X1, whose translation is MPSQTRAEPRISILHGDQVPAGMTVEEIGTQMVPLREVVLGCGPTREHLVVVELGKFERKKFKNSDLRAGHAKMEEEPVHLYPLPGKEALILKRKNQLETDSYPIMLWWSPLTGETGRLGQCGADECFFTINRTYLHHPMTKAFLFYGTDFNIDSLPLPRKAHHDWALFHEESPKNNYKLFHKPVITLFNYTATFSRHSHLPLTTQYLEGVEVLKSLRYLVPLRSKNNLRRRLAPLVYIQSDCDPPSDRDSYVRELMTYIEVDSYGECLRNKDLPQQLKNPASMDADGFYRIIAQYKFILAFENAVCDDYITEKFWRPLKLGVVPVYYGSPSIADWLPSNRSAILVSEFAHPRELANYIRQLDHDDRMYEAYIEWKLKGEVSNQRLLTALRERKWGVQDVHQDNYIDAFECMVCTKVWDNIRLQEKGLPPKRWKADVSHLSCPEPAVFAFSPLAPRWSSLREMWIPSFEQSKKEAQALRWLVDRNKNFSAQEFWALVFKD
- the FUT10 gene encoding alpha-(1,3)-fucosyltransferase 10 isoform X2, giving the protein MVWIQRRRLLASCLCITATVFLLVTLQVVVELGKFERKKFKNSDLRAGHAKMEEEPVHLYPLPGKEALILKRKNQLETDSYPIMLWWSPLTGETGRLGQCGADECFFTINRTYLHHPMTKAFLFYGTDFNIDSLPLPRKAHHDWALFHEESPKNNYKLFHKPVITLFNYTATFSRHSHLPLTTQYLEGVEVLKSLRYLVPLRSKNNLRRRLAPLVYIQSDCDPPSDRDSYVRELMTYIEVDSYGECLRNKDLPQQLKNPASMDADGFYRIIAQYKFILAFENAVCDDYITEKFWRPLKLGVVPVYYGSPSIADWLPSNRSAILVSEFAHPRELANYIRQLDHDDRMYEAYIEWKLKGEVSNQRLLTALRERKWGVQDVHQDNYIDAFECMVCTKVWDNIRLQEKGLPPKRWKADVSHLSCPEPAVFAFSPLAPRWSSLREMWIPSFEQSKKEAQALRWLVDRNKNFSAQEFWALVFKD